The following proteins are co-located in the Phragmites australis chromosome 10, lpPhrAust1.1, whole genome shotgun sequence genome:
- the LOC133931154 gene encoding peroxidase 1-like — MAAKSFVVLLLPVALVLLAGSSLAVVQLENGYYSKTCPNVEAIVREEMGKIISAAPSLTGPLLRLHFHDCFVRGCDASVLLNSTEGNAAEMDADPNKSLRGFGSVERVKAKLEAACPNTVSCADVLALMARDAVVLAKGPFWPVALGRRDGRVSSAAEAADQLPPAYGDIPLLTKIFHSKGLDLKDLVVLSGAHTLGTAHCPSYASRLYNFNSAYNADPSLDSEYADRLRMRCKSRDDKAMLSEMDPGSYKTFDTSYYSHVAKRRGLFQSDAALLADATTRDYVQRMATGKFDDLFFRDFGESMIKMGNVGLLTGAEGEIRKKCYVTN; from the exons ATGGCGGCCAAGTCTTTTGTAGTGCTGTTGCTGCCTGTGGCCCTCGTGCTTCTCGCAGGCAGCTCCCTGGCAGTGGTTCAGCTGGAGAACGGCTACTACAGCAAGACATGCCCGAACGTTGAGGCCATCGTCCGCGAGGAGATGGGGAAGATCATCTCCGCTGCTCCCAGCCTCACCGGCCCCCTCCTCAGGCTACATTTCCACGACTGCTTTGTTAGG GGTTGTGACGCGTCTGTCCTGCTTAACTCCACCGAGGGCAACGCGGCAGAGATGGACGCCGACCCGAACAAGAGCCTCCGGGGCTTCGGCTCCGTGGAAAGGGTGAAGGCCAAGCTCGAGGCTGCTTGCCCCAAtaccgtctcctgcgctgacgTCCTCGCCCTCATGGCCCGCGACGCCGTCGTGCTGGCCAAGGGCCCATTCTGGCCTGTTGCGCTGGGGAGGCGAGACGGCAGGGTGTCCAGCGCTGCAGAGGCGGCCGACCAGCTGCCTCCGGCCTACGGAGACATCCCGCTCCTCACTAAGATTTTCCACTCCAAGGGCCTCGACCTCAAAGACCTAGTCGTCCTCTCCGGCGCGCACACTCTCGGCACAGCGCACTGCCCGTCTTACGCCAGCAGGCTCTACAACTTTAACAGCGCCTACAACGCCGATCCGTCCCTCGACAGCGAGTACGCTGACAGGCTGAGGATGCGGTGCAAGAGCCGCGACGACAAGGCCATGCTGTCCGAGATGGACCCGGGCAGCTACAAGACATTCGACACGAGCTACTACAGCCACGTGGCCAAGCGGAGGGGGCTCTTCCAGTCCGACGCCGCGCTCCTCGCCGACGCCACGACCAGGGATTACGTACAGCGCATGGCCACCGGCAAGTTCGACGACTTGTTCTTCAGGGACTTCGGCGAGTCCATGATCAAGATGGGCAACGTCGGCTTGCTCACCGGGGCTGAGGGTGAGATCAGGAAGAAGTGCTACGTTACCAACTAG